A stretch of the Haloplanus aerogenes genome encodes the following:
- a CDS encoding methyltransferase domain-containing protein, with translation MGILEDKSRARLFYKYLSKVYDQVNPFIWNEEMRAEALEILDLAPDDRVLDVGCGTGFGTEGLLQYTDDVHGLDQSIHQMEKAFEKFGRTDRVNFYRGDAERLPFADDSFDAVWSSGSIEYWPNPVDALAEFRRVVKPGGSVLVVGPNYPRSSVFQRLADAIMLFYDEEEADRMFAEAGFEDITHVTMGPSYNPEIAITTLATLPE, from the coding sequence ATGGGCATTCTCGAAGACAAATCTCGGGCGCGGCTGTTCTACAAGTATCTCTCGAAGGTGTACGACCAGGTCAACCCGTTCATCTGGAACGAGGAGATGCGCGCGGAGGCGCTCGAAATCCTCGATCTCGCCCCCGACGACCGGGTGCTCGACGTGGGCTGTGGCACCGGCTTCGGCACCGAGGGTCTCCTCCAGTACACCGACGACGTCCACGGCCTCGACCAGAGCATCCACCAGATGGAGAAGGCGTTCGAGAAGTTCGGTCGGACGGACCGGGTGAACTTCTACCGCGGCGACGCCGAGCGCCTGCCCTTCGCGGACGACAGCTTCGACGCCGTCTGGTCCTCGGGTTCGATCGAGTACTGGCCCAACCCGGTCGACGCGCTCGCGGAGTTCCGACGGGTCGTGAAACCCGGCGGCTCGGTGCTCGTCGTCGGCCCCAACTACCCACGCAGTTCGGTGTTCCAGCGGCTCGCCGACGCCATCATGCTCTTTTACGACGAGGAGGAGGCCGACCGCATGTTCGCCGAGGCCGGCTTCGAGGACATCACGCACGTGACGATGGGCCCGTCCTACAACCCCGAGATCGCGATCACGACGCTGGCGACGCTGCCCGAGTAG
- a CDS encoding thioredoxin family protein, with amino-acid sequence MTVRLLDFYADWCGPCDAQEPILEELVADYGNVEFEKIDVEQDQDTANAYQVQSLPTVVVENDDGVVEQFVGVTQRPAIEDALERAGV; translated from the coding sequence ATGACCGTTCGACTGCTCGATTTCTACGCCGACTGGTGTGGACCGTGCGACGCACAGGAGCCGATTCTCGAGGAGCTGGTCGCGGATTACGGGAACGTCGAGTTCGAGAAGATCGACGTCGAACAGGATCAGGACACCGCCAACGCGTACCAGGTGCAGTCCCTCCCGACGGTCGTCGTCGAGAACGACGACGGCGTCGTCGAACAGTTCGTGGGCGTCACCCAGCGCCCGGCCATCGAGGACGCGCTGGAACGCGCCGGCGTCTGA
- a CDS encoding hybrid sensor histidine kinase/response regulator has protein sequence MTDDISVLLVDDETVTTPIRESIRHHHDDIVVRLADGADDALSRLETDDIDCVVCEYGLEASGRDLLDAIRERWPTLPVVLFTDRGSEAIASDAITDGATDYLRKRRETPQHRELTDCIRTVVARCRAEAGAQRASHRDDTQFELLVDAVENYAIFLLDETGHVRTWNPGAETIKGYTRDEIIGEHVSIFYTDADVDAGVPERNLREAAAGGRVRDEGWRVHKDGSMFRADVTIVALYDDGDVTGYAKITRDETPRHREQILLEQNQQLKEHIAGLAHDLRNPLTVARGNVEMALETGDYSGLDASKRGLDRMEELLDSIVSLAQEDDETVEPEPIDLRDVAEEAWSVVPTGSATLRIEENAMIVADRGKLQQLFENLFKNAVDHGGPTPTVRVGRFDGGFYVEDDGPGIPTTERTSIFEMGHSTDPDGTGVGLAICERIAEAHGWDIGVETAFAGGARFEVSGTATA, from the coding sequence ATGACCGACGACATCAGCGTCCTGCTGGTGGACGACGAGACGGTCACGACGCCGATCCGCGAGTCCATCCGTCACCACCACGACGACATCGTCGTTCGGCTCGCGGACGGCGCCGACGACGCGCTGTCTCGTCTCGAAACCGACGATATCGACTGTGTGGTCTGCGAGTACGGACTGGAGGCGAGCGGCCGGGATCTGCTCGACGCCATCCGCGAACGCTGGCCGACGCTACCGGTCGTCCTCTTTACCGACCGGGGAAGTGAGGCGATCGCGAGCGACGCGATCACCGATGGAGCGACCGACTACCTCCGAAAGCGGAGGGAAACACCCCAGCACCGGGAACTAACCGACTGCATTCGAACCGTCGTGGCCAGATGTCGGGCGGAGGCAGGGGCCCAGAGAGCGTCACACCGGGACGACACCCAGTTCGAACTGCTGGTCGACGCCGTCGAGAACTACGCGATTTTCCTGCTCGACGAGACCGGCCACGTCCGGACGTGGAATCCGGGGGCGGAGACGATCAAAGGGTACACGCGCGACGAGATCATCGGCGAACACGTTTCGATCTTCTACACCGACGCGGACGTGGACGCCGGCGTACCCGAGCGGAACCTCCGCGAGGCGGCCGCCGGGGGGCGGGTCCGTGACGAGGGCTGGCGGGTTCACAAGGACGGCTCGATGTTCCGGGCCGACGTGACCATCGTGGCCCTCTACGACGATGGCGACGTGACGGGGTACGCCAAGATCACACGCGACGAGACCCCGCGCCATCGAGAACAGATCCTCCTCGAACAGAACCAGCAGTTGAAAGAACACATCGCGGGCCTCGCACACGACCTGCGCAATCCGCTCACCGTCGCGCGCGGAAACGTCGAAATGGCGCTGGAAACCGGCGACTACTCGGGGCTCGACGCGTCCAAGCGGGGACTCGATCGAATGGAGGAGCTACTGGACTCCATCGTGTCGCTGGCACAGGAAGACGACGAAACTGTGGAACCCGAACCGATCGACCTCCGGGACGTGGCCGAGGAGGCGTGGAGCGTCGTCCCGACCGGGAGCGCCACACTGCGAATCGAGGAGAACGCGATGATCGTGGCGGATCGGGGGAAACTCCAGCAACTGTTCGAAAACCTGTTCAAAAACGCGGTCGATCACGGCGGTCCCACGCCGACCGTCAGGGTCGGCCGGTTCGACGGCGGATTCTACGTCGAAGACGACGGACCGGGAATCCCGACCACGGAACGAACGTCGATATTCGAGATGGGACACTCGACCGACCCCGACGGCACGGGTGTCGGACTGGCGATCTGTGAACGGATCGCCGAGGCACACGGGTGGGATATTGGCGTCGAGACCGCGTTCGCCGGGGGAGCGCGCTTCGAGGTGTCGGGGACCGCGACGGCGTAA
- a CDS encoding type IV pilin: MADRDRAVTTGPPVAAVVVLVLGTTVAAVGLGALPTAPVTAGVTLAVDGDRLVLAHRAGDPLDVRRLDVVVRVDGDPLRHQPPVPFFAARGFRSGPTGPFNPATEPTWNVGERASLQVASTNYPPLVAGARVTVELRYGGRRLVTLSATV; encoded by the coding sequence CCGCCGTGGTCGTTCTCGTCCTCGGCACCACCGTCGCGGCCGTCGGCCTCGGCGCGCTTCCCACGGCGCCGGTCACCGCCGGCGTGACTCTCGCGGTCGACGGGGACCGACTCGTTCTCGCACACCGGGCAGGTGATCCGCTGGACGTGCGCCGCCTCGACGTGGTCGTCCGCGTCGACGGCGACCCCCTCCGTCACCAACCCCCAGTCCCATTCTTCGCCGCGCGGGGGTTCCGGTCGGGGCCGACCGGACCGTTCAACCCCGCCACCGAGCCGACGTGGAACGTCGGCGAACGGGCGTCACTCCAGGTCGCGTCGACCAACTATCCGCCGCTCGTGGCTGGCGCTCGCGTGACGGTCGAACTCCGGTACGGCGGGCGGCGGCTGGTGACGCTGTCGGCCACCGTGTAG